Within the Arachis duranensis cultivar V14167 chromosome 10, aradu.V14167.gnm2.J7QH, whole genome shotgun sequence genome, the region taattatacttTACTAATCATGCCTTTAAAATTCACCAGTCACCACATCACTGCCAATACAGTCCACAGAGTGAACCTAACTCAAACCCTAATCCTAAATTCACACTTTCCCTCCTGAATCTCCGACTTTCCATGGCGAAGCAGAAGCATGTGGCTCCTCTTGAAGACTCTgaccatgaagaagaagaagaagatagcagCGAGGGAGAGGATGAAGTTGCTTCATCCAACGAAGACGAAGACACAGATGAAGGCGAAGATGAACGTGACAAGCACGTGCTGGTTCCCAGGAAGCCTCAACCGCAAACGGTTTCCAAACCCTCGTCTTCTTCATCTGAAGTAGAATTGGATTCGGAGCCCGAACCCGACCCTGAGCCTGAGTCTCTATTGGAAAACGCTAAAGCCTCTTCAAAGTTGAAGTCTCAACCTTCGTCTGCTGTCAGTGAAGCCAAATCCGGGTCAAAGCGCGCAGCCAAGAACAGCATCGACCACTCGAACCAACCAAAGCGTGGGAAGAA harbors:
- the LOC107468190 gene encoding uncharacterized protein LOC107468190 isoform X2, which produces MAKQKHVAPLEDSDHEEEEEDSSEGEDEVASSNEDEDTDEGEDERDKHVLVPRKPQPQTVSKPSSSSSEVELDSEPEPDPEPESLLENAKASSKLKSQPSSAVSEAKSGSKRAAKNSIDHSNQPKRGKKAQDDDVAGSDEEDPNKSRDEFKYIFEKVFSEKDEKAGKSTPKKALVPHSNEGLALTKMLRYDGTFGEPYGEGYIRKGIELLGVSKREEIEARWRKFEDAEKKLHAEIAEFYAEQAQLIYQVNSSLSS